TTCGCCAGCGAGCTGGAGAGGGATAGTTCAATTAATGATATCCTACACTGTTCTACAGACAGTCTGAATAAGTGGGAGGCAGACTGTCTGAAGATGGGCAACGAGACAAGGTTTACAGGCAAGGTGAGTACATTTGCACCCTTTCCAGTCTTCTACGCATCAGACACTGATTGCACACAGCTCATTGAGCTTTTTCTTACTGCATTGGACCGCAATGGAACTGCCTGATCGGGATCAACTTCCCCACATCATTCCACCAAAACCAATGCAGTTGATTTCAGACAATTTCTTTGGATTTTCCAGAAGTGTATAacactttctttcttgagAACCTTTCGTTCTTAATACAATCTACCAAGTATGATAttcaagaaattatataaggtGCGATTATAAAGCAATGCAATGAATCGGGAGAAACGAAAGTGTAGTGAGAGTGTGGTAAGAGACAAGTAAACCTGTAATACAGAGCAATATAAAGGATATAAATACTGCTGAATAACTGGATCTTCCTTATTTTATGGCCATAGATACATTCATGATTCATGTCTAATAGCTGATATTCTTCGCCACATCATTCCAACCAAAACCAATGCAGTTTATCTCAGACAGTTTAAAAACCCAGTATCAAATCTAACCCCAATACCTCAACCTATTTTGCTCTCTCTACCATACCCTGCAACATCGCCACATCCATCGTATACAAATCCGACCCATCATCAGCCAAAAACACCGAAGGTCCTCTGCTAACCATCAAAAGCTCCGTTTCATGCTCAAACGGGAGAGGATCATGAACGGCTCCCTTGCTCTCCGAAACGTAATCCCCCTGAGCAAACGCGCCTGTCTGAGGGTGGGCGCCACTTCCTTTGAGAACGTAAATTTCGGCACTCTCAACATGCcgatggcgaggaaggagTCCACCGGGTTCGGCGCGGACCATGATTGTGTATTCTCCGGTCTCGGGAACTAGCTTGACGATTTTGATGAATACACTCGGGGCAAGCGGAAGCCATTCCAGGCTGTCGCAGTGGACCGTGAACCCTGCGTCGTTCTCTGAGTGCATGTTGGGCGATGATGGGCTGTTCACTTTTTgtagggtggtggtgttggcttGCTTCGGCTTTGGGATTGGTTAGTCGCTTGTATGTGAGGGTTGGAATTTTCGGGGAGTATTGGGTGCGTACTTGAGGGTTTTGAATGGTAGTATTGTGTCCAGgtaatctttaaattatttttgtTAATTATCTTATGAATGTGAGATATAGATTTGTGATGATGGACAAGGTAAAGTGGAGCTAAACTTAATATAGAATAGCCGACTACCCGAGCCACCGGAATCCCGAACGAAAGAAGACAGAGTCCGAATGCCAGTCGAGACGTCCGCTGTGATCCCGGCTGACTGATTCCGCCCCGCCCCCTATCcccgggagagaagaagaaatggaaaccTCCATTCATATTTCAAAAGGGtccatactactactaagccAACCCGCTGGAATCTGGCTATTGAAAAGCTGCCACATCAGCCAGTCGGCTGAGGCGTCCAATTCCGAGTTCGGTATCGGTTCATCATTTAGCCCGAAATTGCTATCGAAGGAGGCGCTCGGAGGAATGCCATCCATAGTGACAGGTTCCATTACTTGATTCGGGGACGATGCACGGAGGTTTGATGATATATTTTCTGGGCCAGAAGCCCCTTCTTGGAACAGCGGTTCGCAGAGATCTTCCAACGACTGGAGAAGGTTTAAACGTTTTCCAAGGTGTGGATCTTGCTTGAACTGTGACAAACTCTGCGTTATTTGTTGAAGCAGTTTGAAATCGTCATGATCTAAAGTTCCGATGATATTGCAGATGACCACAAAGAAGGCGCTTAGTGGGTAGAAGAACAAAGTCCTGTTCAATAGTCAGCAAATGAAATTGAATATGTCCAGGAATTTCAACGAACCATGTCAAGAATGATGGATATGGCTCTTCAAATCCCGGCATTTCCTCCGCATGCTGCTGGATAAAGTGAAATGCTCCAAGTGACTGTCTGGCATGTACGAGACATTCCCTGTGTATCACTGGACTAAACGAGTTTTTCAAGCGTGTTCGGTCGATCTCGACCATAATCGCGTAGTAGCAGAAGTCGACCGCAACCCAATCATGTTGTACCATTTTCGGGAGGGATGCACGATTCTAAATGGAGCGTTGTCAGGGGTGGAAGCAACTATATGTGGTCCCGGTACACGTACCGATGGCATTTCTCGAAGAATGCTCTGCATCCTGGACTCAAGGAGCTGACAGGTCTCCAAAGCCTGGCTATCCGGAGTATTCCTCGTGTCGGAAGATACTGCATGTAATTTCCCCTGAACCTGTGCGAGGTCAAGCAGGACACGTAAAAGAGTATCATATGGCGAACATGGGTCTAATACAATGAGATCCGTCGGGGATACATCAAGATCAGGCAATGACGGAGGGCGACTGAGAAGGGAACTTAACGTCCGATCCAGATAGTAGCACCAGTATACCGCACTATATACCTCTAACTCCGAGTCTGAGCGCGCTGGTACCCTGCGGATCTTGTGGTAGTTAAGAGATGCAATCTGTCGGGCAGCATAAGAGGTAAGGACCCAACATTGGTTCAGCCTCCCCAGGTGCTGCATAAGCAATGCCTACAGATACGATGTCAATGAGGGAGTCTTCGCCAGAGATGTCTGCGACTCAGGGACTTACACTCGAGAGTAGAGCTTGTATGGTCGAGAGGTCTGGCTGTTTGAGTATGCTCAGGTTCTCAATGCTCCGAATTGTCGCTGCGATGTAAGTCGACCTAGATTGGGACAGCTGTGATTTCAGGAGCGGGCTGCGCACGGTTCGTGACACCTGatatatatgaaatattGCTTTCACATATATGCAAATGCTATACTGATGGAGACGTTGACCTTGTAGCCGAGGCTCACTTCGTAACAAGGCTGTAGCCATTTCTTCATATGTTTTGCGCGAGATGTGATCCGGCCACTGAATGCACATCGATTCCGGCGGCCCTAATTTCATCAACTATGATCAAGACATAACAATGCAAGAAACTCATACCTTGTAGGAGCATAAACAACAGCTCTCGAGGGGGTGCATCAGGAATCGAAAGGGCGGGATCGTTAGGCTGAAACTCTTCCATGATTTCGTCCGAATGTTGAGGCTCACTCTCTGCAATTTGGCTCACGAGTTGGAGAGCAGAGCGAAGTATGGATTGTCTCCCACGGTCGACATGCCTTGAGTCATTTAATTCCAGTTGGATTATGTTTTTCGCCTGTATTGCATGATAATTGGGGCCCTCGACGCTGGGTGTCGAGTGCGTAGGCGTGGTTAAGGATCGCTCCCTTGAGTCCAGAACTTGGTCGTTAGGCTGGCTGTGCTCTATAGCGGTACTTCTATTCACGTTTCTTTCCGCTGCCCTACGGCCTGATTGCCGGTTGCTTCTGTAGTTGTTCAGCGCACAGAACCCAGAAAGACGACTGCGACAAGCTGTCACACTTTACCTTTGTGTCTGTGGCGGCTGTCTTTCAAACGTTACTATGTTTTCTTGGGGCCTTAGGGTGCTGCCGTTCATTATCAGTTACTTCGTATGTATAGATTACCCTTCAGCATGACATGAATGACAGCAAACCTTTGGTTTCTCTTCTTAGCTGGCCGTCCGCGCCGCCGGCGTTCGCATTCCACACCGGCATCTGCACAATTGGCACAGTGCGCTCGACGATCACACTTTATCTGTTACATTGTACTGTTGTCAGATTCAATAGGTGGTTTAAGCCTGGTATTCACGGTATTGCAACCTTCTTCGCATGACATAGGTCACACTGTTTGCTCTGATTAGCGTCTACAGCTTTCCCTGAGTATTCCGGCCTATGGGGGTGAGCAGAACATACCGCGGGCAGAATATCCCCAGTGACTGTGAGATCTTCCGGCATTGGCAGCAAGCTTTACCGGAAGTTCTGATGTTCTCATGACCGACTGCAAATATCCTGAAGCTATAGTTGCAAGAAATGCTGAGTGTCGAGCGTGCGGAgcgggaagggaggggaaaatcAACTACCCGGCCGGCTTGCTGACTGAGCATTCCAATCGCAACCACCAAAAAAGCAAACTCCTAGCCACATACTCCCTAGTACTATATCATGAGATTTCAGCCTTTTTCAATCCAATTTCTAACAAGTACATAGTGCGGAGCTAATTAAAAAGCTCTGTGGGCTGTTGCTTTTTCCAAAATGGTAACAAGATGTTTCGATGCCACGTTTGATTCCCTACTGTGTAGTTGCGCAAAATTCGGTCTCTGGTCTGTTCTATCTGGACATATGGTGCTAATAATACATAGGGGAAATTGATCTGCGCTCCCGAACTACCAGGGGACGTCCTGGCCTTTATAGGCCTCCCACCCTGGGACATGAATATTTTTGAACCGGCCATTGTCCACACGGTCTGCGGACATAGCGATGTTTAAGACCGCCTCTGCACCTTGAGGCACGGTCAGGTCGGCATGCTTCCCACCCATGTCACTTTGCAGCCACTTTTAAGTGTCATTAGCTTCTCTGGTATTGATTTCCCAGTAGATCGGCAAGTGAGAACTTACTCCAGGGCTGACTGCGAGGAAAATAAATCCTTCATCTTGGTATGACAGCGCGTATTGGACCGTTAAGGCGTTCAGTGCTGCTTTGCTGATCTTGTATGCCGGGCAAGGAGCGTATGATACTTCGCGCGCACTGGTAATCGAGCCATATGCACTCGAACTGTTTAAAAAGCTGTAAGCACCTGGTCGAAAATATACCTATCTCATTGCATCTTATGCTTACATAttgatgatcttcttgaccttgCTGTTCTGCATCAAGGGAAGATAGTGGCGAAGGACGTTGTGTGTTCCAGTTACATTCACTGACAACTGGTAGTCGAGGTCGGACCTATTAGGTTGAGGTCAGTCTCGGAAATGCTCCCAAAAAAATGGATCCACTAGGCTACTTACATTGACGCTAGTTTTCCATGTGTCTCACTATGAACTCCAGCGCAATTAATCAACATGTCCAGACTGTTTTCGTTTAACGCTGATCTGACTTGCTCGGCTGATTCAGCGATCATTGACTCCTCAGAAATATCCAAAGCAACAAAGACAATGCACCCATTGGACTGAGCGATAAGTTCTGTAAGTTTCGGGCTGCATTTCCGCGCCGTTGCAATAACCAACCCTCCTTCGAGGCAGGCTCGGGCAGATAGCTGCCTCACTAACTCTAAGCCTAAGCCGCGGGAACTGCCAGTAACGAGAAAGTTCGACATCTTGGAAGGTAGCGTCTGTATGACGTTCGATCAGTGAATCTTATttcaagaagcgcaaggcatCAAATTCTGTAGCAGATTTTATGGAATTAAAAATGAGCGTACAGCGAAATGTCTTGCCCCCTCGCCTTGGAGATCTTCGTCGCCAACGGTCCGGTCTTCCGAACTGGAAGGGTAATTGGTAACTAATCTGCGGGCCCACTTTCCCGATGTGTTCGGTCTTCCCTTCACAAATGTACCATATCCGACAACAACGTCAAACCACGGCGGTCtggccgaagaagcctgtTATTGCAAGACCTGAAATGTAAAATCAAACGAAAAGAGCAGGCTCTCCTGAAGGTGAATGCAGATCTTCAGCGCTCTAGTATGACGCAAATTCAAGGAACAATGCTCTTTCGGCCGCGGACCTACCACAGATATATAACCGCCACAGCGGGGTACATATTGCATACTACTACACAAGTCCATTTCGCAGAAGTCCGATTCACCAATTGATTGAAACCAAGCACACCCTCAATATGGCCGAACCATGCACCGTGCAGAATCATCTCAAGATGCTGGAATCATTCCTGCATCCAGGTGAAATAATTCGTCCTACTTCCCCAGATTACCAATCGAGAATTGAGACCTGGGCTGCCCAAAAACAACTGAATCCTCACATTGTTCTTCGACCCACATCTGTTAACTCTTTGAGCAAGGCAATCGCCTACCTTTACTCCACCAATCTGGACTTTGCTATATACGGCCATGGGTTCATGTCCGCATCCGCAAGCGATGTGTTGGTGAATATGTCGGCGTTCGATGGCTTTCACCTCGATAGAGATTCGGAACTCGCTACGATCGGAGCTGGACAGACATGGTCAGATGTCTATCAGAAGCTGAGTGAAGTCGCACCGGAATATGGAAGTGAGGATTCTACCTTCAATCTTCCAGATCACGTATTCTATGGGCGGATACTGACACAAAACTAATGCAGTCGTGGGAGCCCGCACCCCTTGTGTGGGCGTTGCAGGCACTATCATCAGCGGTGGCTTTTCATGGCTTTCCAGAGAGTACTCGTGTGTCTCAGACCCAGCGAATATGCTGGATGCAAAAGTTGTGAAGTATGATGGCTCGGTTGTTTGGGCATCCTCGGAGCCAGATCTTTTGTGGGCATTAcgtggcggcggaggtggcttTGGCGGTGAGCAATACAAAGTCTTTTATATTTGGAATAAACAGTTACTAACGCGCAAAATGTAGTCGTCGTTGAGGTTGTGCTACGAGTGTTCCCTTATCCCCAGAATATTTGGGCTGGCCCGATTCTGATACCGCGAGAGCAGCTCGAGGTAACAGCAGACGAAATTGCCAAGTTTGTTTCTCGACCTCTTGATCCGAAGATCTCCATGTTTTTATACGTCGTGAAGAAGCGGCTGCTAAAGTCCATCGGGGCGGACTCAGATATGTTGGTACTTCATGCTTTTGATGCCTGCGGGGAAGCGCATGGTCGGGCCAACTTCCAGTGGGCACTAAGCATCCCCGGAGCTATTGACCATACCAAGGTCACCACCTTTGCTGGTGTTGCAGATTTACAGGGTAAGGCCACAAGCTTGAAAGTGCTGGTAAATGTATGCTCATTATTAGACAAGATAAGGTGCATATTGCCAAAGGCACCATGAAGCAGTTCTGGTCGCCGTTGCTTCTACGAGAACTTTCAAaggacaccatcatcaacgctGTTCAGTGGTCTGAAGATATCGGAAGACTGGACGAATCGCTCGGTGACTGCACCTATTTGATCTTTGAGCTGCTGTGTTCGGTAAGTCACAGGAACCGATAAATCCGCAGGAAAATACTTCAATCTTACATACTGAATGCTCCAGCGCGACCCCCCGGGAGGAGTAGCCAGCTGCGCCTGGCCACGACCTCAAGGGGTCAAGCATATCTTGCTTATGGGTCCCGGATGTCCGGCTGATGCAGGACGTGACCACGAAGATCTGGTACGAGATCTTGCTATCAAGGCAGGCTCCACCGTCTTGGGGGAGAATGCAGATCTGCATTACCTTCCTAATGGGTATGAAAAGTTCTATGACGCGAGAAAGGTAAGTCTGAAGACACAATAATCGTCTGACCTGCTGCTCATTCGGGAACTAGATTTGGGGACCACATTTCGCTCAGTTGCAAGATTTGAGAACAAGATATGACCCGCTGGGCAGATTCAAGGGGGCAGTTACTCACTCTCATAAATAACTCACTAGTCAACTATGTTATTGGACGCATATGACGACaaaaaggggaaaggaaagggagaaaacaagaaaagaaaaacaaaatcaGAACCTCAGGATTTGCTTGGGCAGTGAAAGCTAATGGCATGAAGTGATTTTCTTCGTGTGCAGGAAGTCTATACTCAGGATAATCGGATTCAGTAGTTAGTCACTCTCCTGGGCCTCCAGTATGACTACACCTTTCATTGCGATATCGGGACCCCGCTAGTTTAGCATGAGCATTAGTTAGCATAACCCAATGCTTAGTCACGCGTATAAAGTTTCCGGCGCTAATCTGCACAGCGGACCCTGCAGATCAGTGGGTTTCAGACAGCTCCATCTTATCTTAGCCGGTCACGCATAACAACGGGATTGACTTCTGGGCCGGCCCCACCCTGAAAGTCGAACGCCCGTGGGGCGTATTGTAACACTAGCGTATACGAATGCGCCCGCACGCAACCTCTAGTTTAAATTAACAACATTTTATAAATGAAGACACTGCATTGCAGAAGTTAATGTATCTGATATATGCAACGGATGACAAACCCATCATCTGTTAGCTAGGAACACTACAATCAGGCACAACCCCAACAGCTTGGATTCGTGCTGCCACAAAGGGGAAAAGTGTCTACTCCCTAGTGTTTCCCGCAAAGACGCAGTGAAGCTTTGGGTGAAATCGTTGTTCCATGGGAGTGCGAGAGGTACGAGAGAGCTGCTAGTGCCAGTGTGTCTGAAGTATGTAAAGTTCCCTTCTGGGCTCAGGGGGGTGGCAGTACTTGAAGCGTGATTGCGTTACTGAAGTAAACTCCGTGTGTAGTACCATCTACTATAGATAGTGTTGAGGCGCGATTTTACGTGTGAAGCAACAAAAAAAATGCAGACACAACGAACGCAAAGATGCAGCAAAAGAGTGGTTGTATTAGCTATCTAGGTGCGCGCAGCGAAACAACGCGAGATGGTGCTTTGCGTCGGCGGCCTGCGTGCCACGCACGTGACTAAGCCTACATGAATGCCTCAACACATAGTATATAACATCACATTCTAGTCAAACaaacatctccatctccttcgcaAGATAAGCCGACCTGTCATTTTCGGCCAGTAGTATAGCGCTTACAAATTCCTAGTATATCCCCCACAGCACCGGCTCACTCTTTACATTACCATTGCAATCCATGTTTCCCTTTGCGCCGATCAGCCCATCCCTAGCAAATTTGTCGATGGAATCATTGATAATATCAATGACATCCTGCCCGCCGACCTTGAAATTGACATTTCCGTTGGTCTTAGTAGCCTCAACGCCAAAGTGACAGGATGCGTGACTGGCAATCTCGCGCTGGTTATGGCCGACAACCTGGGTCGTCCAGCTAGTGGATGCATCGCCCTCAATGTTCTTGATGATCTGGCGGCAGTCTTCTACCTTTGGTGATGCATCGCTAGTTTGGTCCACAAAGGTTGACTCACCGCACTCATCTTTACCAGGCGGGATATCGCAGGGCCAGTTCGGGCTTGAGTCTCTGTCGGCCGTGTCCCAGGATTGAAAGGCGCGGGCGGGGCTACAAACAGGAATCCGCATGAAGCCGGGCGTTGTAACATCAACGTCTATCAGGTCGGACATGGTGCCGTGGTTCGTAGGATCTGCTATGCTAGCGCCGTTTTCCCTCCCGTTAGCTATCCAGGTCCGGACAGAGCCCTTGACCAGCTCGTTGATAGTGATGCCGTAGTAGCTGTTGTCGCCAGAGATGTATTCGATTCCCTCGGGAGCAGAGAATTTGCTGTCTCTGCAGACCGTTTGACAGGGGCCGGAATCGTTGATGATCTTGCAAGTACAGTCAGTCGCATGGCCATCCGGATATGCGAGGTAGTATTGTCGATTGTCAACGCAGACACCCGTGGCATCAATGGTATCGTCGTCCAAATACTCGCTGATGTTCGGGTCATCGTCGCAAGACTGACCTGAATCAATGATAAACGTATAAGATCCAGCTTGGCGCCACAATGCGGGCAATGCAAAGCCGACGACGCACTTGTTAATATTGGCGATGAGCTCATTCTGAGGATTTACAGTGTCAGGGGGATCAACATTCCTCTTACCCTCGATGAGCTTGCCATCTGATATGACTTCCCATAGGGTTTTCATATTTTCTGGAGAACCGCCGAAAAGACGTTGAAGCGTGCGGGAGGTGGTATTGGACCAGCCATACACGACCTGCCCCATATAGGCTGAGAATTCGTCCTGGTCTTCAGGCGACCAATCGGCCTTACCCGGAGGTAGTACGTCCTTGGCGGTAGTTGTACCTTGTCCCAAGAGGGTCATAGTGGTATCTTTTGCATTGTCCAGGGCGCTGCCAGAAAACCAATCGAGATCCTTCAGCATTGTGTTGAACAAGGGCCCAGCGGAGCCTAGAGCGCCAAGTGTGACCATGTCTATGAGAATATTGAGCCAAGTATCGTCTCTCTCAGGTGGGACGGGCGCGAATTTGTTCTCCATATCATCGAGTGCCGTACCGACAATACTGAGAGACTGGAATAAGCCATCGTAGTATTTCTTGTACATATCGTGAATTTGGGCCATTGAGTAAAGGATGAGAAAGGCTGCGGGACCAGACTGGCCTCCGTTTGCACCGTCTTCGCAACCAATGGAACTGCAGCTTGTGGCCTCTACGTCATCGCAGGCATGATACTCGAAATGGGTGGTGCTCTCAACAGATTGCATGAAACTGATATGGCGCGGGTGATCGGTGTCATTCCAGATTCGGATAATGTCACTCCATGCTGTATCTGTATCCATGTTCTTCCACCGTTGTGAGGGTGTGAAGTCGAATAGATTTGCAACATTATCGTCAGTGCAGTCATACGAGGTCCAGTTTCCGGTACGCGTTTGGTCAGCCTTAGGGTCCTCCCCTGCTTTGGCGAGTTGGATGAAGTTGGCCCAGCTTGTCGCCGGCTTGGGAACATCATGATAGGTTTGCAGGTCGCTGGCCCAGTCAGAGGTTCCACCCAAGCCCCAAGCGCTATACAGGGTGGTGCGCGCCTTTTTTGTGGCGGCGCTCATGTAGCCGACCCATTCATCCTTGTCGTAAATGAGAATGTCGCTATTGCTGGTCGTGTCAACATAGCTTTTGACGACCCGAGAGggatcttttataatatcgtCAATTTCCGCCCCAGCAAGGTAACCAGCTGTATTAGTACATTTGCCCTTCTTCGCGTCAGAATCTAAGCGGTCGCCAGTGTAAAGGCATTCCGGGCCCCAGCAATTAGGGTCTGCCATCTTGAAAGAACGACCGTAGCTTGTCACACCAACAATAACCTTTGCGCCAGGGACACCTGCCTTGGTAATCATTGCCAAAGACTGTTTCGTTTCCGTCAAATTAACCTGGCTGCGCAGACAATTACCCGTATCACAGCCTTCCTGTGAGTTGCTGTTATGCGCATCCCACTGGCCGTGAAGGTCATAGGTCATATAGACAATGTAGTCGACGATCCTAGCCATGTCCTTTATAGGAAACTGCTTCAGGTACCAGTAGGATGCCGGTGCGGCAATGGAGACAGACTTTCCCGGCAAGAGATTTTTGAGAACGACAAGGAATGCCAGGTAGTTGGGACCGTCTTCCTCCGTCCCAGGGTCATTTTCAGGAAGGTCAGGCGCCCCCGGATATTCCCAGTCGATATCGACACCATCAAGATCATTGTCCTTGATAAAGTTGGCAATATTTGTCGCCATCGTTAGCCTGTTCGCCGGTTTGACACCATTACGGAAAATCTTGTATGTTTCAGGCATGGTTGAGAAGTCCCACCCACCAATCGAAAGAATTCTCTTGGTTCCTGAGATTTTCTTGAACTCGCCAAAATTGTAGGTGGACAATGTATCCCCTGTCTCGACCTCCCAAGAGTCGGTCAGTGTTCCGAAGCCGAAATGAAGGTGCGTGTATTGCGAGGTATCAATCTGCGAGGCATCCTGAAAGAGGCACTCCCTACTGAGGCAGTAGCCTTCATAGTAGGCAATTTTGACATCCCCAGACCCAGATCCTTTCACAACATCCATCCCACAATTCGATATACAGCCGTAGGTTCCTGGCTCAGCCGTTCCCGGGGCCCCAGTGTTTGTATCAACGCAGAAGTCCGCAGTTATGCCGCATTGGCCCCATATATTACAGCATGCGTTGAGCGGACAAGGGTTGAGGTCGGCAATGTTCGAGCCATTTGTTGGCGGGATTGTGCCTGGCTTTTGGGGACCACACTGAGCGTTGGAGATCTCTGCGGGGAAGGGCGGAGTTCCTTCACTCAAACACATAACCGTATCTTTGAACAGAAGCTCGCAGCCATTCCAACCCCAGGTGTCCTTGTTAAAATTCTCAAGATCATCGCTGCTCAAACTGTATTCCGCAGCGAGGCTGTCGCAATTGTCATCGGCCTGGACCTGGTATGCCCTACAGGAGCCGTCTTCGTTGGGCTGGGGACGAAAATCAGGAAGATTTCCATCAGAGCAGCAAACATGCTGCTTAGGCTTCAACGTGGAGCAGAAATCATTGGCGGGGTTGTACTTCGTGAAGTCAGCGCCCGAAATGCCGCATTTCACTGCCAGGTCTGCACAGCTGTTCCCAGCGTCAACCTGTACAGTTGTACACTCGCCACTCCCCCTTGTAATTATCTTCCGAACCAGATTGCGCCCTAAGTAAGTGGAATTGGCCGCGGTAGTGTGGTTGCCATTCAGGAGCGGCGTAGTGAATTTCACCGAGCCCGCAAGCTTGACAGATCCGGGGAACGATAAGCACGTCGCATTAGCCCAAGACTTGATTGCACTTTGTATGGGAGCAAAGGTTCCATTGCTCGTCGCCATAATACCGAATACATGTGTGCTATCGTAGCCTTCCTCACAGAGCTGCATAGCTAAGCTAGGGGTGGAAATGGCAAGATTGCCCAGGTTGTCCTGGAAGAGCTTGAGCGCAGACTCGCTGAGCCCTTGTTTCAGCAGACCCTGGCCAACATACAACCCGATTGTAGCTTGACCAGACTGGCCATATATGATAGATGGCCTATCGGACTTGCCATGCTCTCCATCGGCATAGTGGCGCATCTGCCTAACAATTGACCGCATCCCAGCACCCGCCAGACCGAAACCCTCCTGCCACCACCCAAGTTCAAACTGAACATCAACGGGCTTGCTAGAAGTAACATGAGTGGTAGTCGCCGGAGAAGTGGCGAAGTCCGGCCCGTATGAAGAGCAGGCCTGAATGCGGTGGGTTCTTTCCCAATCATCAACATTGTCAAACAGGGAGAAGTCATAGAAGATCGTTTCCTTGCACTTCCGGATCTGCTTGAAGCCCGAGTACACCGACCAGTTCCCCGTATTGGGCCCAGCATCACGGCAGCGCTCAGGACAGGCGGAAGCACCGCTATTGTAGCTCTGGCTGGCA
The window above is part of the Aspergillus luchuensis IFO 4308 DNA, chromosome 8, nearly complete sequence genome. Proteins encoded here:
- a CDS encoding uncharacterized protein (CAZy:GH18;~COG:G;~EggNog:ENOG410PKNR;~InterPro:IPR036861,IPR011583,IPR029226,IPR029070, IPR001223,IPR017853,IPR018392,IPR001002,IPR001579, IPR036779;~PFAM:PF00704,PF14856;~SECRETED:SignalP(1-24);~go_function: GO:0004553 - hydrolase activity, hydrolyzing O-glycosyl compounds [Evidence IEA];~go_function: GO:0008061 - chitin binding [Evidence IEA];~go_process: GO:0005975 - carbohydrate metabolic process [Evidence IEA]), encoding MVALTWLGVAAAFVLTAWPPSAIASPSFHSFASQSYNSGASACPERCRDAGPNTGNWSVYSGFKQIRKCKETIFYDFSLFDNVDDWERTHRIQACSSYGPDFATSPATTTHVTSSKPVDVQFELGWWQEGFGLAGAGMRSIVRQMRHYADGEHGKSDRPSIIYGQSGQATIGLYVGQGLLKQGLSESALKLFQDNLGNLAISTPSLAMQLCEEGYDSTHVFGIMATSNGTFAPIQSAIKSWANATCLSFPGSVKLAGSVKFTTPLLNGNHTTAANSTYLGRNLVRKIITRGSGECTTVQVDAGNSCADLAVKCGISGADFTKYNPANDFCSTLKPKQHVCCSDGNLPDFRPQPNEDGSCRAYQVQADDNCDSLAAEYSLSSDDLENFNKDTWGWNGCELLFKDTVMCLSEGTPPFPAEISNAQCGPQKPGTIPPTNGSNIADLNPCPLNACCNIWGQCGITADFCVDTNTGAPGTAEPGTYGCISNCGMDVVKGSGSGDVKIAYYEGYCLSRECLFQDASQIDTSQYTHLHFGFGTLTDSWEVETGDTLSTYNFGEFKKISGTKRILSIGGWDFSTMPETYKIFRNGVKPANRLTMATNIANFIKDNDLDGVDIDWEYPGAPDLPENDPGTEEDGPNYLAFLVVLKNLLPGKSVSIAAPASYWYLKQFPIKDMARIVDYIVYMTYDLHGQWDAHNSNSQEGCDTGNCLRSQVNLTETKQSLAMITKAGVPGAKVIVGVTSYGRSFKMADPNCWGPECLYTGDRLDSDAKKGKCTNTAGYLAGAEIDDIIKDPSRVVKSYVDTTSNSDILIYDKDEWVGYMSAATKKARTTLYSAWGLGGTSDWASDLQTYHDVPKPATSWANFIQLAKAGEDPKADQTRTGNWTSYDCTDDNVANLFDFTPSQRWKNMDTDTAWSDIIRIWNDTDHPRHISFMQSVESTTHFEYHACDDVEATSCSSIGCEDGANGGQSGPAAFLILYSMAQIHDMYKKYYDGLFQSLSIVGTALDDMENKFAPVPPERDDTWLNILIDMVTLGALGSAGPLFNTMLKDLDWFSGSALDNAKDTTMTLLGQGTTTAKDVLPPGKADWSPEDQDEFSAYMGQVVYGWSNTTSRTLQRLFGGSPENMKTLWEVISDGKLIEGKRNVDPPDTVNPQNELIANINKCVVGFALPALWRQAGSYTFIIDSGQSCDDDPNISEYLDDDTIDATGVCVDNRQYYLAYPDGHATDCTCKIINDSGPCQTVCRDSKFSAPEGIEYISGDNSYYGITINELVKGSVRTWIANGRENGASIADPTNHGTMSDLIDVDVTTPGFMRIPVCSPARAFQSWDTADRDSSPNWPCDIPPGKDECGESTFVDQTSDASPKVEDCRQIIKNIEGDASTSWTTQVVGHNQREIASHASCHFGVEATKTNGNVNFKVGGQDVIDIINDSIDKFARDGLIGAKGNMDCNGNVKSEPVLWGIY